A region from the Mycobacterium heidelbergense genome encodes:
- a CDS encoding APC family permease, with product MFFTKFAGSEKGLEGDSAVEVTSGAAHNGADHARRPADAAAGLAPGAAHDEDLAQLKALGFSSEFRRDMSPWANFSLGFTYLSPVVGIYTVFAFALATAGPPMIWSLLIVGAGQMLVALVFSEVVAQFPVAGGVYPWARRLWGRKWAWMTGWVYMFCLLALIADAAFGAGPYVAAMFGFAPTVPAKVCCGLAVLVVATLINLTGTKILGYFAIFGFSAELIGALVVGVWLLVAHRHHGLGVLFHSFGAEGHGSFLGAFLAAGLIGLYQFFGFEACGDVAEEVRNPGIQIPKAMRRTIYVGGAASTFVCLSLILSVTDFGAVIRGEDTNPIDTVLKSAFGDFGSRIVLGIVLISFVSCALSLQAAASRLIFSYGRDGMIAGSRLLAHFDHKRHVPPYSLLAAVIIPAALIVGSLLSEHPLNKLVSFGTVGVYLGFQMVVLAALRARIKGWKPSGKYRLGRWGMPVNIGALVYGVAAIVNVCWPRTPDAPWYDNWVVLMMSGLIIGFGLLYMVFTRAYANSDAPHADAISSR from the coding sequence TTGTTTTTCACAAAGTTCGCCGGGTCTGAGAAGGGCCTGGAGGGCGATTCGGCGGTCGAGGTGACCTCCGGTGCCGCGCACAATGGCGCGGACCACGCTCGGCGCCCGGCGGATGCCGCCGCCGGCTTGGCGCCCGGCGCCGCGCACGATGAGGATCTCGCCCAGCTGAAGGCGCTGGGGTTCTCCTCGGAGTTCCGGCGCGACATGAGCCCGTGGGCGAACTTCTCGCTGGGCTTCACCTACCTGTCGCCCGTGGTCGGCATCTACACGGTGTTCGCGTTCGCGTTGGCCACCGCCGGTCCGCCGATGATCTGGAGCCTGCTGATCGTCGGCGCCGGGCAGATGCTGGTGGCGCTGGTCTTCAGCGAGGTGGTCGCGCAATTCCCGGTGGCCGGTGGCGTCTATCCCTGGGCGCGACGGCTGTGGGGACGCAAATGGGCATGGATGACCGGGTGGGTCTACATGTTCTGCCTGTTGGCGCTCATCGCGGACGCCGCCTTCGGCGCGGGCCCGTACGTGGCCGCCATGTTCGGCTTCGCGCCCACCGTGCCGGCCAAGGTCTGTTGCGGGCTGGCCGTGTTGGTGGTGGCCACCCTCATCAACCTGACCGGGACCAAAATCCTGGGCTACTTCGCCATCTTCGGTTTCTCCGCCGAGCTCATCGGCGCGCTGGTGGTCGGGGTGTGGCTGCTCGTCGCGCACCGGCACCACGGTCTCGGTGTGCTGTTCCACAGCTTCGGCGCCGAGGGCCACGGCAGCTTCCTGGGCGCCTTCCTGGCCGCCGGCCTCATCGGCCTCTACCAGTTCTTCGGGTTCGAGGCGTGCGGCGACGTCGCCGAGGAGGTCCGCAACCCCGGCATTCAGATCCCCAAGGCGATGCGGCGCACGATCTACGTCGGCGGGGCCGCCTCGACGTTCGTCTGCCTGAGCCTCATCCTGTCGGTGACCGACTTCGGCGCGGTGATCCGCGGCGAGGACACCAACCCGATCGACACCGTCCTGAAAAGCGCGTTCGGTGACTTCGGCTCGAGGATCGTGCTCGGCATCGTGCTGATCTCGTTCGTGTCGTGCGCGCTGAGCCTGCAGGCCGCGGCCAGCCGGCTGATCTTCTCCTATGGACGCGACGGCATGATCGCCGGCTCCCGGCTGCTGGCGCACTTCGACCACAAGAGGCACGTGCCGCCGTACTCGCTGCTGGCCGCCGTCATCATCCCGGCGGCGCTGATCGTCGGTTCGCTGCTGTCCGAGCACCCGCTCAACAAGCTGGTCAGCTTCGGCACGGTCGGGGTCTACCTCGGGTTCCAGATGGTGGTGCTGGCCGCGCTGCGGGCCAGGATCAAGGGCTGGAAGCCGTCGGGCAAATACCGGCTGGGCCGCTGGGGAATGCCCGTCAACATCGGGGCCCTCGTCTACGGCGTCGCGGCCATCGTCAACGTCTGCTGGCCGCGGACGCCCGATGCCCCCTGGTACGACAACTGGGTCGTCCTCATGATGTCGGGCCTGATCATCGGCTTCGGCCTCCTCTACATGGTGTTCACCCGGGCCTACGCCAACAGCGACGCGCCCCACGCCGACGCGATCTCGTCGCGGTGA
- a CDS encoding urease subunit gamma has protein sequence MLLTPHEQDRLLLSYAAELARRRRARGLRLNHPEAVAILTDHILEGARDGRSVAELMASGRDVLGRDDVMEGVPEMLDDVQVEATFPDGTKLVTVHHPIA, from the coding sequence ATGCTTCTCACGCCGCACGAACAAGATCGACTGCTGCTGTCCTACGCCGCCGAGCTGGCCCGCCGACGTCGGGCACGCGGCTTGCGGCTGAACCATCCCGAAGCCGTCGCCATCCTCACCGACCACATCCTCGAAGGCGCACGGGATGGCCGCAGCGTCGCGGAGCTCATGGCCAGCGGTCGTGACGTGCTGGGCCGCGACGACGTGATGGAGGGAGTGCCCGAGATGCTCGACGACGTGCAGGTGGAGGCGACGTTCCCAGACGGCACCAAGTTGGTCACCGTCCACCACCCGATCGCATGA
- a CDS encoding PPE family protein: MDFGVLPPEVNSGRMYAGAGSGPLVSAAAAWDGLAAELNFAAGSYRTAVSELTAGPWVGPSSITMAAAVAPYLSWMGATATGAEQTAGQLKSAVAAYEAAFMATVPPPEIEVNRALLASLVATNILGQNTPAIAATEAQYAEMWAQDAAAMYSYAAASAAATTLTAFTSPPQTTDPAGTTTQGAAVTQATAAATGSSAQSALANVPSALQSLSSAASVNPITWLENLLGTDTGNALNTFTMNVGNLALVISGFLFTASGITPFMGGLYGLLVPGAMAATAVDVAPDAGLGALVGAYDSGAGGSVSAGLGNAGVSAGLGEAATVGELSVPQSWASPAIRLAASASPLASAASDGLPQAGAAGPGGFFGGIPPVGSLVNAPRGEQTRARSGAGHKVVPTLPGEAGADENIPVVPAQPQRTRQHVASALSEREREELDKLRKEIAEVATERDAAARLIKEAML, translated from the coding sequence GTGGATTTTGGGGTGTTGCCTCCAGAGGTCAACTCCGGCCGGATGTATGCGGGCGCGGGGTCGGGCCCGCTGGTGTCGGCGGCCGCGGCCTGGGACGGGCTGGCCGCGGAGCTGAATTTCGCGGCGGGCTCGTATCGGACGGCGGTGTCCGAGCTCACGGCCGGGCCGTGGGTGGGTCCGTCGTCCATCACGATGGCCGCCGCGGTCGCGCCGTACCTGTCGTGGATGGGCGCCACGGCCACCGGGGCCGAGCAGACCGCCGGTCAGCTCAAATCGGCGGTGGCGGCCTACGAAGCCGCGTTCATGGCCACCGTGCCGCCGCCGGAGATCGAGGTCAATCGGGCGCTGCTGGCGTCGTTGGTGGCCACCAACATCCTGGGCCAGAACACCCCGGCGATCGCGGCCACCGAGGCACAGTACGCCGAGATGTGGGCCCAAGACGCCGCCGCCATGTACAGCTACGCCGCGGCCTCGGCCGCCGCGACAACATTGACGGCGTTCACCTCCCCACCACAAACCACCGACCCGGCCGGCACCACCACCCAAGGCGCCGCGGTCACCCAGGCCACCGCCGCCGCGACCGGCTCGAGCGCGCAATCGGCGCTCGCGAACGTGCCCAGCGCCCTGCAAAGTCTCTCGTCGGCGGCGTCGGTCAACCCGATCACGTGGCTGGAAAACCTGCTTGGCACCGACACGGGCAACGCCCTCAACACGTTCACCATGAACGTCGGGAACCTCGCGCTGGTCATCAGCGGGTTCTTGTTCACCGCGTCCGGCATCACCCCCTTCATGGGCGGCCTATACGGGCTCTTGGTGCCGGGGGCGATGGCGGCCACGGCCGTCGACGTGGCACCCGACGCCGGGCTGGGAGCCCTGGTGGGGGCGTACGACTCGGGGGCGGGTGGGTCGGTCTCGGCGGGCCTGGGCAACGCCGGGGTCTCGGCGGGCCTGGGCGAGGCGGCCACCGTCGGCGAGCTGTCGGTGCCGCAGTCGTGGGCCTCCCCGGCGATCCGGCTTGCCGCCAGCGCATCGCCACTGGCGAGCGCCGCCTCGGACGGCTTGCCGCAGGCCGGGGCGGCCGGGCCCGGCGGCTTCTTCGGCGGCATTCCGCCGGTGGGCAGCCTGGTCAACGCGCCCAGGGGCGAACAGACCCGCGCCCGATCCGGCGCTGGTCACAAAGTCGTCCCGACGCTGCCCGGCGAAGCGGGCGCCGACGAGAACATCCCCGTCGTGCCGGCGCAGCCGCAGCGGACTCGCCAGCACGTCGCCAGCGCGTTGAGCGAACGCGAACGCGAGGAACTCGACAAGCTGCGCAAGGAGATCGCGGAGGTGGCGACGGAGCGAGACGCGGCGGCCCGCCTGATCAAGGAGGCGATGCTGTGA
- a CDS encoding urease subunit beta, translating into MIPGEILYGTGDIEINAGAQRIEMRIVNTGDRPVQVGSHVHLPQANAALAFDRAAAHGYRLDIPAATAVRFEPGVAQTVRLVPLRGRREVHGLTLNPPGRLDSR; encoded by the coding sequence ATGATTCCCGGCGAAATCCTTTACGGCACCGGCGATATCGAGATCAACGCGGGCGCGCAGCGCATCGAGATGCGGATCGTCAACACCGGGGACCGCCCGGTGCAGGTCGGCAGCCACGTCCACCTGCCGCAGGCCAACGCGGCGCTGGCGTTCGACCGCGCGGCGGCCCACGGCTACCGCCTCGACATCCCGGCGGCCACCGCGGTCCGCTTCGAACCCGGTGTGGCCCAGACCGTCCGGTTGGTCCCGCTGCGGGGGCGGCGCGAGGTGCACGGGCTGACGTTGAACCCGCCCGGACGGCTCGACTCCCGATGA
- a CDS encoding PPE family protein — MDFAGLPPEVNSARMYAGAGSGPLVMAAASWSRLAAELGSAATSYRATLSALTSGPWVGPSSGAMAAAAVPYVSWMNATAAQAGQTASQLGSAVAAYEAAFAATVPPAEIEVNRALLASLVATNILGQNTPAIAATEAQYAEMWAQDAAAMYSYAAASATATTLTAFTSPPQTTDPAGTTTQGAAAATTATGSSTQSALSSVPNLLQGLSAGSVSGSNPILDLLNSYPIQTFNQFSTLLEGYEILSEGLNFDASGLCLTIAPPIAAFWNPVVSALSAPVTAASTVSPGVGDGLAAGLGSPALVGSPTPAAGLGGAGMSAGLGRAASVGTLSVPQTWGTSPAIRLAATALPAAGLDGAAQAGPGGFYGMPPMGPVASVVNAPRGDQGRLRAGARHKVIPALAGEPGMDDDAAARWVAPGASADGAVAERDELNQLRKAIADVTRQRDVLKRTAATLIKEAAQK, encoded by the coding sequence CTGGATTTCGCGGGGTTGCCGCCGGAGGTCAACTCCGCCCGGATGTATGCGGGCGCGGGGTCGGGCCCGCTGGTGATGGCGGCCGCGTCCTGGAGCAGGTTGGCCGCGGAGTTGGGTTCGGCCGCGACCTCGTATCGGGCGACGCTTTCCGCGTTGACGAGCGGGCCGTGGGTGGGTCCGTCGTCGGGGGCGATGGCGGCCGCCGCGGTTCCGTACGTGTCGTGGATGAACGCCACCGCGGCACAGGCGGGCCAGACCGCCAGCCAGCTGGGGTCGGCCGTCGCGGCCTATGAGGCGGCGTTTGCGGCCACGGTGCCCCCGGCGGAGATCGAGGTCAACCGGGCGCTGCTGGCGTCGTTGGTGGCCACCAACATCCTGGGCCAGAACACCCCGGCGATCGCCGCCACCGAGGCCCAGTACGCCGAAATGTGGGCCCAAGACGCCGCCGCCATGTACAGCTACGCCGCGGCCTCGGCCACCGCGACAACATTGACCGCGTTCACCTCCCCACCACAAACCACCGACCCGGCCGGCACCACCACCCAAGGCGCCGCGGCCGCCACGACCGCGACCGGCTCAAGCACCCAATCGGCGCTCTCGAGCGTGCCCAACCTGCTGCAGGGTCTTTCGGCGGGATCGGTGTCCGGATCGAATCCGATCCTGGACCTGCTGAACAGCTATCCGATCCAGACGTTCAACCAATTCAGCACCTTGCTCGAGGGGTACGAAATCCTCTCCGAGGGCCTGAACTTCGATGCCTCCGGGCTGTGTTTGACCATCGCGCCGCCGATAGCCGCGTTCTGGAATCCGGTGGTCAGTGCGCTTTCGGCGCCGGTGACCGCGGCGTCGACCGTCTCTCCGGGAGTCGGCGACGGCCTGGCGGCGGGGCTGGGCTCCCCGGCCCTGGTGGGTTCGCCCACTCCCGCGGCGGGCCTGGGCGGCGCCGGGATGTCGGCGGGTCTGGGCCGCGCCGCGTCGGTCGGCACGCTGTCGGTGCCGCAGACGTGGGGCACCTCGCCGGCGATCCGGCTGGCCGCCACCGCGTTGCCGGCCGCCGGGCTGGACGGTGCGGCGCAGGCCGGGCCGGGCGGCTTCTACGGCATGCCCCCGATGGGGCCGGTGGCCAGCGTCGTCAACGCGCCGCGGGGCGACCAGGGTCGTCTGCGAGCCGGCGCGCGCCACAAGGTGATCCCGGCGCTGGCCGGGGAGCCGGGCATGGACGACGACGCCGCGGCCCGCTGGGTCGCACCGGGCGCGAGCGCCGACGGCGCGGTGGCCGAAAGGGACGAACTCAACCAGCTGCGCAAAGCGATCGCCGACGTGACCAGGCAGCGCGATGTGCTCAAACGCACGGCCGCGACATTGATTAAGGAGGCGGCGCAGAAGTAG
- a CDS encoding urease accessory protein UreF: MVQPPLITLLALADSRLPTGAHVHSGGVEEAVTCGMVTDPATLEAFLVRRIRTHGLVTASVAAAVHRGDISVDDADRETDARTPAPAARHASRGQGRGLARLARRVWPDGAWDDLGPRPHLAVAAGRVGALSGLLPEHTALHLVYTTMTGSATAAQRLLALDPAAVAAVTFGLSGLCERTAAEANSGLADLSDPLLDTLAQRHAERERPLFVS, translated from the coding sequence ATGGTCCAGCCGCCATTGATCACGCTGCTCGCGCTGGCCGACTCGCGACTGCCCACCGGCGCGCACGTGCACTCCGGTGGCGTCGAGGAGGCCGTCACGTGCGGCATGGTGACCGACCCGGCGACGCTGGAAGCGTTCCTGGTGCGAAGGATTCGCACGCACGGGTTGGTCACGGCGTCGGTGGCGGCCGCGGTGCATCGGGGCGATATCTCCGTCGACGACGCCGACCGCGAGACCGACGCGCGCACTCCGGCCCCCGCGGCGCGGCACGCGTCGCGGGGGCAGGGCCGGGGGCTGGCGCGACTGGCGCGCCGGGTCTGGCCGGACGGCGCATGGGACGACCTGGGCCCGCGACCGCATCTCGCGGTGGCCGCCGGGCGCGTGGGAGCGTTGAGCGGCCTGCTGCCCGAGCACACCGCGCTGCACCTCGTGTACACGACGATGACGGGGTCGGCCACCGCCGCCCAGCGGCTGCTGGCGCTGGACCCCGCCGCCGTCGCCGCCGTCACCTTCGGGCTGTCCGGACTGTGCGAGCGCACCGCGGCCGAGGCGAACTCGGGGCTGGCCGACCTGTCCGATCCCTTGCTCGACACGCTGGCGCAGCGCCAC
- a CDS encoding urease subunit alpha — translation MTRLSRERYAQLFGPTTGDRIRLADTDLFVEITEDRSGGPGLAGDEAVFGGGKVLRESMGQGRATRAENAPDTVITGAVIIDHWGIIKADIGIRDGRIVAIGKAGNPDIMSGVHPDLVVGPSTEVIGGNGRIVTAGAIDCHVHLICPQLMPEALGSGVTTIIGGGTGPAEGTKATTVTPGAWHLARMLESLDSWPVNFALLGKGNTVSADALWEQLRGGASGFKLHEDWGSTPAAIDACLTVCDAAGVQVALHTDTLNETGFVEDTLGAIAGRSIHTYHTEGAGGGHAPDIMRVAAEPNVLPSSTNPTRPHTVNTLDEHLDMLMVCHHLNPAVPEDLAFAESRIRPSTMAAEDLLHDMGAISMIGSDSQAMGRVGEVVIRTWQTAHVMKRRRGALPGDGSGPHGADNNRVRRYVAKYTICPAITHGLDHEIGSVEVGKLADLVLWEPAFFGVRPHAVLKGGVIAWAAMGDANASIPTPQPVLPRPMFGAAPATSAATSVHFVAPQAIEAGLAERLAVNRRLVPVGNVRSVGKADLPLNDAMPTIEIDPDTFTVRIDGEVWHEQPAAELPMAQRYFLF, via the coding sequence ATGACCCGGCTGTCCAGGGAGCGCTACGCCCAGCTTTTCGGCCCGACCACCGGTGACCGGATCAGGCTGGCCGACACCGACCTGTTCGTGGAGATCACCGAAGATCGCAGCGGGGGACCGGGTTTGGCCGGCGACGAGGCGGTGTTCGGGGGCGGCAAGGTGCTGCGCGAGTCGATGGGCCAGGGCCGCGCCACCCGGGCCGAGAACGCGCCGGACACCGTCATTACCGGTGCCGTGATCATCGACCACTGGGGAATCATCAAGGCCGACATCGGGATTCGCGACGGCCGCATCGTCGCGATCGGTAAGGCCGGCAATCCCGACATCATGTCGGGGGTGCATCCCGACCTGGTGGTCGGGCCGTCCACCGAAGTCATCGGCGGCAACGGCCGCATCGTCACCGCGGGCGCCATCGATTGTCACGTGCACCTGATCTGCCCGCAGCTCATGCCCGAGGCGCTCGGATCCGGCGTCACCACCATCATCGGCGGCGGCACCGGGCCCGCCGAGGGCACCAAGGCCACCACCGTGACGCCCGGCGCCTGGCACCTGGCCCGGATGCTGGAGTCGTTGGATTCCTGGCCGGTGAACTTCGCGTTGCTCGGCAAGGGAAACACCGTCAGCGCCGACGCGTTGTGGGAGCAGTTACGGGGCGGGGCTTCGGGTTTCAAGCTGCACGAGGACTGGGGGTCGACCCCCGCGGCGATCGATGCCTGCCTGACGGTCTGCGACGCCGCGGGCGTGCAGGTGGCGCTGCACACCGACACCCTCAACGAGACGGGGTTCGTCGAAGACACCCTCGGCGCCATCGCGGGCCGCTCGATCCACACCTATCACACCGAGGGCGCCGGCGGCGGCCACGCCCCCGACATCATGAGGGTCGCGGCCGAACCGAACGTGCTGCCCAGTTCCACCAACCCGACGCGCCCGCACACGGTGAACACGCTCGACGAGCATCTGGACATGCTGATGGTGTGCCATCACCTCAATCCCGCTGTGCCCGAAGACTTGGCGTTCGCCGAAAGCCGGATCCGCCCGTCGACCATGGCGGCCGAGGACCTGCTGCACGACATGGGCGCGATCTCGATGATCGGCAGCGACTCACAGGCGATGGGCCGCGTCGGCGAGGTGGTGATCCGCACCTGGCAGACCGCGCACGTGATGAAGCGCCGCCGCGGCGCGCTACCCGGCGATGGGTCCGGCCCGCACGGGGCCGACAACAACCGGGTGCGGCGCTACGTCGCGAAATACACCATCTGCCCGGCCATCACGCATGGCCTCGATCACGAGATCGGCTCGGTGGAAGTGGGAAAGCTCGCCGATCTGGTGCTGTGGGAGCCGGCGTTCTTCGGGGTCCGCCCGCACGCGGTGCTCAAGGGCGGCGTGATCGCCTGGGCGGCGATGGGCGACGCGAACGCCTCGATCCCGACTCCCCAACCGGTGCTCCCGCGCCCCATGTTCGGCGCCGCCCCGGCGACGTCGGCCGCCACGTCGGTGCACTTCGTCGCGCCGCAGGCCATCGAGGCGGGCCTGGCCGAAAGGCTCGCCGTGAACCGGAGATTGGTGCCCGTCGGGAATGTCCGCTCGGTCGGCAAGGCCGACCTGCCGCTCAACGACGCCATGCCGACCATCGAGATCGATCCCGACACCTTCACCGTGCGCATCGACGGGGAGGTCTGGCACGAGCAACCGGCGGCCGAACTTCCCATGGCGCAACGGTATTTCCTGTTCTAA